In Tachysurus vachellii isolate PV-2020 chromosome 7, HZAU_Pvac_v1, whole genome shotgun sequence, the DNA window GGTAAAAAAGGCCCTCTTCTTCATTGTTACTGTAAGGTATGTTATTTCTTGCCTTTCTAGAGACTACAAACAGAATGTgggaattttattttgctggcTTGAGCATTTAGTGACATATTGCATAACTATAAGCAATGCATATCAGACTTTATCTTGACTTGAGTTTATATACAAGATGACTAACAAAATATAGGTTAAAATAATccattgtatttatattatctTGGTCTTTAGCatgttttattatgtattagGACCTTGTTAAATGGCAGTATTTCTGAATGCACCATAAATTACAGCTGGTTACTGGTTAAACAAAGGGCAAGGTTGAGCCCCAAGAGAGAAAGCTTACATAATGTTGTGGGAAGGAAAGATCAGTGGGACCAAATACTTGGGCTACAGACATGCAGATACACAAAAAGATATTTCAGATACTAATAATTCTAATAGCAACAATTTAAACTGGTTTTACagctattaaataaaatacaagaatAGAATTTGAGTGATCTCTAGTCCAGGTTTACAAGAggcagatttttcttttctttaattacTTGCTATATgaccacagaaaaaaatatgtagaaTAGAATGGCATAGTTTTTGTCTGAAAAAGCAAGTGCCTCCACAGAGCAAAATTAAACCCATACGCAGGGATAGCGACAAATCAGgggattttattaaaattcacgTGATACAGACATGGAACAGCTAACAGGAAACAATACCGAGAGGCAAAGTAAGGCAACGACGAcgacaaggactcagcaaacatGTAGACAAGataacaggtataaataggggaaATAATCAAaggaacatgaggaacaggtgtgtggagGTGGGAACGGAATCAGGATCAGGTGggagacaaaacataaaaaaaaaaaacatatagaaagatataacacaaacatatagaAAGATATAACAAACCCCCTGTCGGAAAAAAAACCTATCTCTTGAGTGCCCCTTTGATTTCTCCTACACTTCTGTAATGTTATGTGTAtcttttaatttcatcttttatgtCAAGCACTTTGAGAAGTTACTTTTAAAGGggctatacaaaataaagtttactatcattattattattattattattattattattattattagctgatttatttagtttatactAGAACCAATGTGACATTAagaattttatacacattttatacacatgCTAAATAGTATGCCAAAATATTAGGCCTACCCAAGTGGCACCGGCAACAGTATTTAGTAGTTAATGTGCTTTTTAGTTTGAATATAAATATGCTTGTAATGATACTGTATATCCAAGTGGGTTAAAattgttcatttcattaattgatttatttttcaggtAATGTAGGATTTAAGATTAATGATAACTTCTCTAAATATAGCCAAAAGTTTGAATCATAGATCATGGGCATTCATAAAGTAGGTCAGATTTGCACATGTCCAGTGCTCGCTCAGTTGAAGGAAGAAAGTGAGTTAATTCAATATGGATTTTACAGACACTACCAGAATAATTGGCACCCTTGGTAACAATGGGTGAAAAAAGCTTATGGAAAACGTCTTGGCAGCTAATTAGTCTCACAATGAAATTTTTAGAGAAATCTAACCTtttcttttagtattttttctACATAATCTATAATGATAttgttttgaataaaatttCATCATTTTTCATCATTGTTTAACAAAACAGTAAAAGGCTAAATATGCAGACATCGTGTGGGGGTTGGATCACCATTCTGAATAGCATTGTGGTTGGGGTGTATTGTTTGATTGCATGTATTCTCATAAgttgtgatgtttttgttgctttttaagTTTGGGTTGTAAAATAAGAGGGATAATGTGTCATAACCCATTTTTTCATAATAATGATCGTTATGCTATaaaatttttgaaagaaagatCAAATTAATTTGCTCCTTATAATTTCAACAACCTCAGTTATTACATAATTGAAAACTACTTTTGGTTATTGTTACAGGATAATAGTTGTACTGATGATCGTTATGCAGGAGTGTAATTTAAATTCAGTAAATGCCCACAGACTTCCACTAAATGTGCTTTAAGTAAAGAGGCTTTCAGGTTTTTTCCCCCTAAGTATGAGATAGCATGTTAAAATGAGACGTAATCACATTGTATGCTGCAAGCTGCAGTGGATTGATAGAATAAAAATGGAGCACTCATTTAATAAGACTTGTCTTTTCTACATAAGTAGATAATAAGGGCATGAATAGAAACATACACCCAAATATCCAACTGAagcaatttatttaaagaatattcTGCCAGTAGTTTCATCAAAGTTGGTATTTTCCATAAAACATGGTCTTAGAAGATATAATTCCAAAAAGTGTCAGTCCTTTGTCTGTCCTAAGGCATTTTCTATTGCATTTATTGAGAATATTCTCATCgtacattatatacaaatgGCATTTTATGTACATACTCCAAAAGATACAAAATTTCATACAttatattatgtacatttaaagaATACACATTCTGTACAACAGACATTCATAACCGAcctcatctctcacacacaagtgACACACAACGTCTCTCCTCCCttgtctctttttctgtttctttttccttgtCCACACTAGTTATCTGACTCAGGTGCATTTAGTTTTAAGGAGTTGTAGCACTCGACGACTGTGATTGGCTCTCCATGGCTTCACTAAACTCTTCATGTTGACTAGAAGTTGACCTTTCTTCACATCGTGGTGCCCAGCAACTAGATATTCCTTCCCTAGAGGAAGACAGAGATTAGAGCATTCTACAATTCTTATTTCACTACATGATTAGTGAATCAGATTATAACAAtttgtagtgttgtagtgttttgtgCACGTGAGTGCATGCGTCTGTGTAGTTACACTCACCTGGGTACAGTACAGGGCAGGTACAGCCACGAATGGTCCAGGATTCTGGATAGAGAGTGACAGTACCTTGCATGTACCTGAGGGTGGAGCTGCTCCACAGCACCTTCAGAACTTTAACATCCACCTCAGCATGAGAGCCTTTATCATGTGCTGCCAACACTCTTACCTttaaagctacacacacacacacacaatatgctgGTGTGAAAATATGAGAACCTCGCTTATATAAAAGCCTCACACAATGATGTAATCGGCTACTCAGGAATATCCTTAGGCCTACACATGATAAGCagacgtgtgtgtttatgtatgtgtgtctgaaaATGCTGATACATACCATAGGTATATTTCATAATGCAGAAGATTTTCTTGTTCCTAAGAGACTGTTGCTTACAGTCACATTTCTCTGCACAGAAGAAACAACACCCTTTATAATATTGCCTGTCAGTTTATATCTGTTGTCAaggcaatataaaaaaaaacacacatgacTTTCAAGTGACACATATCTTATCCAAGCCAACAGAGAGAATTCTAGGGCCACAGGCTAGCATTGTTAACAGACTTATACCTTGGAAGTTCATAGCAGAAAAAAGTTCCTCCAGTCGAAATAAGGTGTTGTTGTGAACATGATCTGACctgtgcatgtacacacacacacacacacacacagacagagacactttAGGTTATATAACACTTTTAGTATTCTATGGATTTCCATTCACAAATACACTCAAGTGCACAGACTAACCCCGTCATGCAGTCTCCAGTGTATGGATCACAGTCACCTGCACAGTGGCAAGGTCTGCAGCCATACTCACTGAAACCCCAGTATCCCAGCATGCACTTGTCACACAGCGGACTGGCCACACCAGGCTTGCAGGTACAGTCCCCATTAGCAGGGTTACAACTCTCAGTTCCAACATGATCGCACAAACAAGCTGCGGTTGCACAAacaagagaaaaatatattcacacacacggCCTTTCACGTAATCTGTcataattaaagtttatttgtaaGGACATACGATAAACAATGGCTACAAGAGTGCAGTCTCAATATTTTAGGTAGTCCAATAAAAGGTGCAATACAGCATATGGGAGAATATATTAAAGAATGTTCAGCAAATTATTAATCCAATTTACAGTACAGTGCTGGAGAGTGAACAGTTTACAATCCGACTCCCTGCACCCGTTTCATTTACATAGGATGGAATTTGAACCCCATTGTTCTTGACACTGTGATCTAATAGgaatatgtaaagaaaacagatcaAGAGCAGATCAAGCACATATTCTTGTGGAGCATcgtttatttctttcattaagAATTAAATCTACAAATTAAACAGCACTTACAAAATGACATCACAGCTCAGTTAATACAGGTTTCAATACAACACATTattctaaaatgtaaatattcagaGTCagactttcaaaaaaaaatgaaactagTCCAATATGAAAATGAATTCTTTTAGGTGGGTAAATACTGAATTAATatttaacctatttagaaagtATTTGCTATTTTCTTAAGAAGTTTAATCTTAATTGACTGAATCAATTTTGctatttttccccctttaaaCAGATATCATACTGCATTTCATACCCTGGTGAATGAAGAACTGTGTTTGTTACCCAGACACATTTAAGTGTGTCTACTAAATGATTGAACGTTGATATCATATATCGTCTGTAGATATGGAGTTATTATAGATAGTATATTTCTTTCACCATGATCATTCTTTCAGAAATTACAAGCAAAAAGATTCTGAGCCCAAACATTACAAAAGAAATAGaggaagaatgaaataaaaaaggtcTAAGAAATTTAAATACTCATAACAGGAAGTCTGGATCCATATGTGTGTGGAAGAGGCTGCTACATGAACACACCCAAAAAGAAATGATACTGATGTCTTGGCTATGAGGTATCGCAACATTGGTGTGTCAGTGTACGTGATGATTAATCTgtctgctgcacacacacacacacacacacacacacacacacattaacagctAAAACCCCTCCATGTTCTTGTTATTCTGCATGTCTCAGCTCGTTAGAAGAGCCATCAGCATTCCGAGCTGGAATAGTGCTCTATGCCAAACAGCccctgtgtgtttgcgtgtatgtcTGTGCGCGCAGGCACATGTGTGAATTAATGTATTTTCAAAAGTACAGAGTTCCTGAACTCTGACATGCTCCTGGCTAAGcttcatgaataaatatttgaacaCAAAATGTACCCACATACAGAGTCAGCATagcatgaaaaaatgaaaaaggacATAATgtgtagagaagaaaaaaatcagatttccCTTAAATCATTTAACTGGCTTGACTACGTCTGAGCTCAACACCCTCCAgcatcacatactgtatttattaactaaaagaaCCTTTTCTGTAATGTTCTCCACACCTTGACAGCCATTGTGTCTATAAATCACATTTAAGTCAACGACTTaagaaagtgtgtttgtggtgaGGTGAGGCAATGTTTTACCTGTACAGGTGTTGACAGCGGTCAGTTGTCTCTCTGGATGTCTGTAAAAGCCTAACTGGCACTGCTGACAGTGTCGACCTGTTGTGTTGTGCAAGCAGTGACACACACCTCCACTTTTCTGACCAGAAAGCAACCACAAGCTTCGGTCAAAGTGGCAGCTCTCTGCATGTCCATTACACTTGCACTCTtgaagcatacacacacacacgttagcaCTGCTGACATGTACAAAATGATGCtaatttagagagagagagagacagagagagagagagagagagagaggacagacatgcagacagacagaaagaacacTCACTGGCACACTGGTGAGCTTCTCCATTTAGGCCACTTGCTGGTCTCCAAGGTTGGTCATTATAGAGACGATCACATCTCTCACAGTGATCTCCTGCTGTGTGATgccgacacacacacttgccatGCACCTGAAGAGGTGAGGCATAACAAATTTATCAATTTATACTCTATTAGCTCTCTATTTTGAGAGGAGAAAATGTGTCTCTGATATTTCAAATAATCACCGTGAGATGAAGCAAATAACCAAAatggtgatttatttattaatttatattctcTACTTTCTAAAACGTTCTTTGAATTTAGCCATTACCATTTCCTACCCATTATCAAACAGCTAACCAACCTGGGAGGGTGATGGCATTTAACTACGTGCTAAATGAACAACTGTATATATTGAAACAGACCATGTGTTTATCTCAGGGCCAAAAATGCACTCTTATCTACTTTTCCAGCTGAGACTGTGATGCAGCACGATATGGTAACAAAACTGTGATCCCACATTTTGTTGGTCTTTCCACTGCCAAGTGACTCATGTTGTCAAGGCCTCAGTTTCAGGTGTGCTTCCATACTTTTCTTAACACAAGATGCCGAAACTTGCAAGGCTTACTACTGCTGTGCACAGGCTTACCcaagaaaagaaacattttcaacattGGGACACAACAGATTTTCAGACGATATACTCAACGGATTGAAATCAACTCCCCTCAACCAGAGTGAAAACGCCTCGTCTTTCTCTCATCTCAAACAGCCATGTAAGTGCTTGTAAATGTTCCACATGATGCCACATACAAAACCGTGAGCTGCGCGCTCCCTTACACTCTCAACCTTATGCTCACTGCGTTACAGTATGTTGCTTTAAGCCTTTGTGTTGTCTAGCCATCACCTGTGGGAGAGAGCCTGGTATCTCCACTGCCCTGTACCCAAACAGATGCCagcaagaacaaaacaaaataggctagagaataaaaaaaaaaaaaggcatgagaGAAGCTGGAcagctaataatataataataactgacGTGTTATAAAATGCTGATGTCACGTGTTATAAAATGCTGATAAACAAGCGGTGCATGCATCTACGCTTGTATATCGTCaacatgaatgaatgcattCCTTTGTGTTGGTCTGGAGAGTGCGTGTATTTGTTTGGTCTGCACTGTTAGATCAAAGTCTGACCCTCCCTGGGTACGGTGTTTGTGTCAGTATTTGTCGTTACTGTCTGATTAGAAAAggcaaacaatacaaaatgaaTTAGAGAAAGTGGAACGTAATGTTTCCCTTCTCTctacatgtttttctttgtgcatCACTTCCGTTGTTCcttcctgtctttttttatctcttttcagATCTTGGCCCTGCTATAAAGAGTTTAGATTTTCAGTACCAGTACCACAGAATAGGACAATACTTCGTAACAAAtaaggaggaaaaaataaaactaaaatagtGTATTAGGTTACGCAAGCAGTCGTTTACATAACCATGAGAAATGCCTGTCATAATAGCAAATATACCTACTTTTTATTAACGGGTTAATCATTCCTgagcacacacttacactttacTCATACAATGCTCAATTGTATTTGGCATTGCTGACCTGCTGGAGTTGGCTTACCTTGCAATGGTAAAAGATCTTCTCATGCCTGACCTTTGTAGGGAAGAATATCTACACTGTACATGCCTAAAATCAGGTCAGGGCAATAATTCTTACAGTTAAAAATTTAACAAgtctatctgtgtctgtctgaggcTTAACTATTGAGTCTTAATAATTTACTAAGTGCCACTTAACATGACAATACAACATCAAGTAAACATACACTTTCCACTTGGGTCTCCACTCACCACATTGTGGCCACGATTGGGTGTGGCCTGGTAGCCGCTGGCTGGCACACACTGATCAGAATGGCCATGGCACAAGCAGGCTCCCTTCAGGATGAAGTCAGAGATGGCATAGGGAACAGTACTGAAGCCGGTATTGCTCTCTTTGAGTTGGCATGGGCATGGCTGGGGCTGCAACAAGCGGACACGGAGATTGGTGATGCCAAGCTGGGCACGAGCCTCTGTGCTGTAGGGGTTTAATTTGCCCCAGGGAGACAGAACACGATATATAACCTGGaaagacacatatacacacagagctAGTTAAGATTTACCAGTTGGTgtgcaaaaatgtaaatacaactCCTAGTCCTTTCAGTCTGCACCATTATTACGCCTGCTCTAAATAATAGGCAGCATTTTTACCTATGGGATATTAGACTTGtccaaattaaacaaatgttcAAAAAGGAAACTACCCTTATATATAGAAACAATGCAAATACTATGGATAGTAACAAATAACTAGTTACAAATATAGCTATATAACTGGTGAAATATTAATCCTGAATAACTGCCATATGAAATGAGAATCACCTGGATACCGTCTTGTGCATATGTAGGTTGAGATATTATAGGAAATAAATGCACGTAAGACAGGCCTATTGCCCGAGTATGTAATTCTCCTGGTGATGTTTCAGAACACATAAGAACTGGGAAAGATAGGCAGGTTGCCCTCAAGTCCAAATGGTTGATGTTTTCTGATCTTAGCCTGGGAAGTCACATGTCTTCTGCGCACCTTATTTGCCATAGGCAAATAAACCATTTCTTTGGTCTTGTAAACCTAGGAGAATTACTGCTGTCCTAGCACATGTTAGGTTGACAGGGAAGTGAACATCCTCAGtaaatataatgtgtgtagCCTGTTTTGGTGTTATGGGAGATGCAGAATGCATGAAAGGTGGGCTACTCCTTCATGAGGCACATAGGTGCCAGTCATCAAGTATGGCAGTATCCTGTTGCCACTGGCCATTAAACACCCCATAGCACTCAGATGGCATAGGAAGGTATTTGACCTAGAAAGGCATCAGTGGTCTAGAGCACTGGGAACAACCGTGTCAAATGAAAAGAGAGGGTCTAAAAGAACCAGTCTAACCCTTATAAGTCTATAACTGGACAAAAAACATCCTTCTTTTGTACAAGGGTCTTGTATGAGTAGAACTTGCTCCTTGTTTTGAAATACACTGAAAGTTACCTTTCGATTGCTCCTCTGTCCAAGTTAAAACACCAACTTTGACTGAGATCAAGCAGCAGAACTGACATTTGCATCCCTGCAACAATGGCCAATGTTTCTGTTCGTAAATCTTATTGTTGGCTCCCGTGTGTGTGACACAATCATCAGTGAGTTgcaaacattatatattttatactctCCCTCTGATATTATACTCTCATCAAATTTGCCAACTTAACAGATTTAGCATATCTAAATGTATTAACGCATAACAACACAATAGTATTTCCTATAACTTTTGCTGATGTTGTTTAAGTCCTGGGTAGAATGTTTCACTTCAAAAACATCCCTGTTTAAGAGGTGTGTCAAGTTCTGTATGCATTCTCACCTTTTAGCTGTTGGATAGAAAATCTTTTGtatctttacacacactcacctcccCACCACTACATGGCCTTGGTGATGAGTATTTTTCAGTGCAGCTAAAGCCATCCTTGAGTCCAAACCAGGAGCTGCAGTTGTGGGCGTATAAGTGCAGGGTGCGCCATGTATGCCCAAAATCCTGTGAACCTTCCACAGTCATGGCTGCAGGACGTGGTGAGTGAAAGATCACAATCAAGTGTGTAAAGTAAAATTCCACCTCTAGGTCCAACTGCAATGTTTCAGTGATAGCATCTCCGGCTGATTGCCACCATGTACGTGGCTGTGTGAAGGATGAGTCGGTCATGAAGGTGGGTGGATGAGCATGACGGTGGCACACTTCACACCGTGGTACACAGCTGCCAACATCATAGTTACATAAGTACTCTGGTGTAGCGGAGCCgcactgtgtgtctgtaagcATGGGACGCCCCGTGGCCAGGTTGCCCATACGAGGATTACATACATGGTTCTCACATCctaacacacaaatgcacagaaattacttatttttatattgataTGTGATATCAAATAAAATCAGGAATTAAATCAAGAGGAATGCTTTCGGTTGTGTGAAGAACACAATTTTGTTGATTTTGCCTCTGTACAgcaccacaatggatttgaaacGAGGCATTCAAAATGTCATTAAAGAGCAGACTTTCACCTTCAATTcaaggaatttaaaaaatactgcTTTAACTGATTGGGCAATATAGCCATTTTTAATAGTCCCTCCATTTCCGCAGGCTCAAAAATAATTGGAGAAAGTGACAATTAAGTACAaggattattttaaatacatggaTGCAAATCATTTGCAGTCAATGACTGCAGACTAGAACCTGCTGACATCTCCAAGTGATGAATTTCCTCCCTTGAAATGCTTTGACAGGCAGTTGTTTATGGTTGCTGCTTGTTTGTGGATCTTTCTTGTactttcttcatcttcattaagTAAAAAGCAGGCATAGGTTGAGGTCAGGTGAATGACATTACACTGCCTTCACCAGATTGCATCATCTGTCTCACCATATTAGACAGATGATGCAATATACATTGGCTCATGAGCCCTTCCTTTCCTCCTCATACGCTTCTTCCCCCGGCATTCTGCTACAAGTAAATCTCGGCTTCATCTGTCAAAATAAGTTTTTAGAGTTTCTCCGGCAAGTCTAGTTCTAGAGGTTCTAGTAGGTCTAGTAGGAGGCCTTTATTTTCTTGAGTGTTACCAGTGGTTTGCATCTTGTGTTAAACCCTCTGTATTTACATTTGTCACAGCGTCTCTATAATGTAGACTTTAACAATGACACGCCTGTCTCCTTGAAAGTCTTCTTTACATGGCTAGATGCTGTGAACAGGTTTCTCTTCACAATCCACTTTAGTTGAATTCTGTGGCCTTCCAGACCTTTCGGTGTCGCTGAGCTTGCCAATGCATTCCTTCTTTTTAAGAACGGTCCTAAATTTTGTGTTATGTCTGGTAGATCTGGTTGTTTTTTCAACCTAAAGGTCTCCTTCACTTCGACTGCATCTTTGGGCTGCATGCTGAGAGTTCCACTAAACAGCTAATGAATACAATTTCAACAGTATGGAATCAACAACAGAACTTTTATCTCCAAATGTTGTCATTAAACAACAAAGAAGAAGGTTACACCTGGCCATGAAAAAGATTATCAGTTAAATGACTAAAGTTATTGTCCAATTGCTTGTGAGTCTGTGTAATGGAGGTACAATGTAATCATTTCAGCTTTCCAAATACTAATGGACATGACTACACACCATAGCATACT includes these proteins:
- the ntn4 gene encoding netrin-4 isoform X2, whose translation is MGNLATGRPMLTDTQCGSATPEYLCNYDVGSCVPRCEVCHRHAHPPTFMTDSSFTQPRTWWQSAGDAITETLQLDLEVEFYFTHLIVIFHSPRPAAMTVEGSQDFGHTWRTLHLYAHNCSSWFGLKDGFSCTEKYSSPRPCSGGEVIYRVLSPWGKLNPYSTEARAQLGITNLRVRLLQPQPCPCQLKESNTGFSTVPYAISDFILKGACLCHGHSDQCVPASGYQATPNRGHNVVHGKCVCRHHTAGDHCERCDRLYNDQPWRPASGLNGEAHQCAKCKCNGHAESCHFDRSLWLLSGQKSGGVCHCLHNTTGRHCQQCQLGFYRHPERQLTAVNTCTACLCDHVGTESCNPANGDCTCKPGVASPLCDKCMLGYWGFSEYGCRPCHCAGDCDPYTGDCMTGSDHVHNNTLFRLEELFSAMNFQEKCDCKQQSLRNKKIFCIMKYTYALKVRVLAAHDKGSHAEVDVKVLKVLWSSSTLRYMQGTVTLYPESWTIRGCTCPVLYPGKEYLVAGHHDVKKGQLLVNMKSLVKPWRANHSRRVLQLLKTKCT
- the ntn4 gene encoding netrin-4 isoform X1, which translates into the protein MERWVLFLVLACSAAHSVRSGCENHVCNPRMGNLATGRPMLTDTQCGSATPEYLCNYDVGSCVPRCEVCHRHAHPPTFMTDSSFTQPRTWWQSAGDAITETLQLDLEVEFYFTHLIVIFHSPRPAAMTVEGSQDFGHTWRTLHLYAHNCSSWFGLKDGFSCTEKYSSPRPCSGGEVIYRVLSPWGKLNPYSTEARAQLGITNLRVRLLQPQPCPCQLKESNTGFSTVPYAISDFILKGACLCHGHSDQCVPASGYQATPNRGHNVVHGKCVCRHHTAGDHCERCDRLYNDQPWRPASGLNGEAHQCAKCKCNGHAESCHFDRSLWLLSGQKSGGVCHCLHNTTGRHCQQCQLGFYRHPERQLTAVNTCTACLCDHVGTESCNPANGDCTCKPGVASPLCDKCMLGYWGFSEYGCRPCHCAGDCDPYTGDCMTGSDHVHNNTLFRLEELFSAMNFQEKCDCKQQSLRNKKIFCIMKYTYALKVRVLAAHDKGSHAEVDVKVLKVLWSSSTLRYMQGTVTLYPESWTIRGCTCPVLYPGKEYLVAGHHDVKKGQLLVNMKSLVKPWRANHSRRVLQLLKTKCT